The Hyphomicrobiales bacterium genome contains the following window.
ACCCCGAGGACCTGGCCAGTCGCCTCGCGGATTTCGGCGCGGCTGCGCCCCTCGTCGATAAGCGGCAAGGCGCGTTCGGGCGCACCGCCGAAGACGATGTCCACATTCCGCATTCTGACGACGGGATCGCTCATCGCTGACTCATCAGTGGCGCCCGCCGCTGTCGCGGCGGAAAAAACGGTCGAGAATGATGGCAACGAGCACGATCGCGATGCCGACCTCGAAACCACGCGCGACGTTCACCTGGTTGAGCGCTCTGAGGGTCGGCACGCCGAGCCCGTCGGCACCGACCAGCGCGGCAATCACCACCATCGACAGGGAGAGCATGATGGTCTGCGTCAGGCCCGCCATGATCTGCGGCATGGCGAATGGCAGCTCGATGGTGACGAGCCGCTGCCAGCGCGTTGCCCCGAACGCGTCACCCGCCTCGAGGAGTTGGCGCGGCGTGGAGGAAATACCGAGATACGTCAGTCGGATCGGCGCCGGGATGGCGAAGATGACGGTGGCGATCAGCCCCGGCACCATGCCGAGACCGAAGAGGATCAGGGCGGGGATCAGATAGACGAACGTCGGGATCGTCTGCATGAGATCGAGGATCGGGCGCAGGACCGTGTAGAGCCACGGCCGGCGCGCCGCCGCGATGCCGATCGGCACGCCCAAACCCATGCAGACGATGCAGGATGCGAAAACCAGCGCCAGCGTCTCGGTCGTCTCCTCCCAGTATCCCTGGTTGACGATGAACAAGACGCCGAGGACGACGAAGACGGCAAAGCCGATCGAGCGCTGCACGAGATAGGCGAGGACGCCGACGATCGCGGCTGCCAGCAAGGGATGCGGCAACTGCAACAACCAAAGGATGGCGCCGATGACCGCCTCGAGGCCAGCAGCCAAGCCATCGAAGAACCAGGCACCGTTGTCGGTCAGCCAATCGACGAGCGCCTTCATCCAAGGGCCGATCGGCAGCTTGTTCTCGGTGAGCCAATTCATGGCGCCTCGCTGGCGGAAGGATTGCCGGCCGATGGCGCCGGCCGCCGAGCGCTGGCGGGCGAGGCCGAACCTCCCCCGCCAGCACGGGACGTCAGTAGCTGCCCCGGATTTCCAGAGCGGTCGCGATCGCCTTTCCGGCCGGCTGACCGTCGAACGTCGTGACGCCCGCGAGCCAGGGCATCATGGCCTTCGGGTTCTTCTTCAACCAGGCCGCGGCGGCCTTGTCGGCGTCGGCACCGTCATTGAGGATGGCGCCCATGATCTCGTTCTCCATCTCGAGGCTGAAGACGAGATTGCCCAGCAGCTTGCCGAGGTTCGGGCATTCCTTCGCCAGACCGGCGCGCACGTTGGTGTAGACAGTCGCGCCGCCGTAGTTGGGGCCGAACACGTCGTCACCGCCCTCCAGATAGGCCATCTCGAAGTTGGCGTTCATCGGATGCGGGGCCCAGCCGAGGAAGACGATGTGGTCCTTCTTCTTCACGGCGCGCGCGACCTGGGCGAGCATGCCCTGTTCGGAGCTCTCGACCACCTCGAAGCCCGAAAGGCCGAACATGTCCTTTTCGATCATGCCGAGGATTAGGCGGTTACCGTCGTTGCCGGGCTCGATGCCGTAGATGTTGCCGCCGAGCTGCTCGCGGAACTTGGCGATGTCGGCAAAGCTCTTGAGGCCGGCCTCGTAGGTGTAGCGCGGCACGGCGAGCGTGTATTTGGCGCCCTCGAGGTTGGCGCGCACCGACTCGACGGAGCCGTCGTCGAGGTACGGCTTGAGGTCGGCTTCCATGGTCGGCATCCAGTTGCCGAGGAAGACGTCGATGTCCTTGTTCTTCAGTGAGGCGTAGGTGACCGGTACGGAGAGGATCTTGGTGTCGGTCTCGTAGCCGAGTGCCCGGAGCACGGTGGAGGTTGCCGCCGTCGTCGCCGTGATGTCGGTCCAGCCGACATCGGCAAAGCGCACCGTCTTGCAGCTGGCGGGCTCGCTCGCCAACGCCGGCGCCGCCGAAATCGAGACGGCCGTCAGACCGATCAAAAGGAGTGTTCGCATTCCTGGCTCCCTATCTTGCGCGTCGTTGATCGACTTTCTCGCGATCATGCCACCCTAGCAAGCCTTTCGCAGATTGCGAGCCCGTCGTGCACGGTCGGCCGGTGCCGCTTCAATAGCGATAGTCGAGCAATGCGATCTCGCGAGCGTACCAGCCAGCGACGAGGTCGCGGCTCGCCTCGTCGTAGAAGGCGCGGTAGTCGGTGGTTCCGCCCTTGGAGGCGTTGACCCGTGGCAAGGCCACCTGATCGTTTACGCCGGCACGCCGCATGGCCTCGGCGAAGTCCTCCTCGAGGCTCTCGTAGCGGCCGAGGAAGTCGACAGCCACCTCGCCATCGATCGAATAGAGATCGAAGTTGTCGACGAAGGCGCGCCTGCGGTCGGCGAGGAAGCGCGGGAAGTCCGGTCGCTCGCCTGCCGCCTTCGACTTCGTCTTGTAGCGGTACCAGGAGACCTGCCGGTCCCACGGATTGCGCTCGAAGGCGAATTTGAAATAGCTCGCCCAGACGTCGTCACCGAGATAGGCCTTCACACGCCACGCCGGCATATGGTCGTAATAGCCGACGCTTGGATGATAATGACGCTCCGGCCTCCCAGCGAGGCGCTTCCACCAGGCGCGCCGCGGCACCAGAGGATGCGAGAGGCGGTAGTTCTGCGGCCCACGGCCGGCCGTCTCCCGGCGCTCGCCTTCGATCCAGCTCTGGATCGGCGTGATGATGTCGTCGACCCCACAGATCGCAGAAAGCGCCACCTCGATGCTGGTGCCGGCGGTCTTCTGCGTCTTGATGAAGATGAAGCGATGGGCGTGCGAGACGATCATGGGCGGACTCCACACGCCAACGGGATCACCCCGCGATGCGCCCGGCCAGGCCTGCCCGTCAAGGGGCCACCCGCTCCAGCACGGCCTTGTAATGGATCTCCGGCATGTCGATGGCTCGAGCGATCTCGGCGAGCTTCTTGCGCTCGCCCGCCGCGATGACACCATCGCAGAGAAGAACCCGATAGGCCGCGGTGATGAGCTGTTCCCGATCATTGCGCCCGAGGGCGGCCGCGCTCTCCTTGAGGTAAGCGATCGTCTCGTACTGGCCCGCCGCCCGGGCCGCCATGGTCGCATCGATCATCTCGTCGGCGAGCGGCTCGCCCGTCATCTCGAGATAGATCTCGCGGATCGTCTGGCGCTCGCAGTCCTCGAGCTTGTCGTCCGCGCTGGCCATCGAGATCATCGCCCGCAGCAGGGCTTCGTTGCGTTGCATCAGTGTCCGGCTCCCATTCCTTCGTACCGTGCCGCCCGGACCGGGGCTCATGAAGCGATCCATGCCGAGGGTCAAGCGCTCGACGCGCCCCTGTTGGCGATCGCCGCGAGAGATTCGGCCAGCCCCGTGACCTCGCCCGCTCCCGCCGGCACCTCGATGCGGGCGCCATCGAAATCAGAACCGATCGGCTCGAACGCGCCGCCGAGATGCCGCGCGAGGAACGCCTCGGTCGCGGCATTGAAGGCCAAACGATTTTCGGGCCGTGCAAAACCGTGCCCTTCGTCGGGAAACAGCATGTAGGTCACGGCCAGCCCCTTCGCCTGCATGGCCGTGACGATCTGATCCGACTCGGCCTGCTTGACGCGGGGATCGTTTGCTCCCTGGCCGATCAACAGAGGCCGCACGATCATGTCGGCTTTGTGGACTGGCGAGCGCGCCCGGAGGAAAGCGAGGCCATCCGCCGTTCGGGGATCACCGATCCGGCGCACCATGTTCTCGTAGAACGACTTCCAATAGGGTGGAACGGTCGCGAGCAGCGTCTCGAGGTTGGACGGGCCGACGATATCGACACCGCAGGCAAAAACCTCGGGCGTGAACGTCAGACCGACGAGAGTGGCATAGCCGCCGTACGAGCCGCCCATGATGGCGATGCGTTCACGCGCGGCATACCCGTTCGAGACCGCCCATTCGACGGCATCGATGAGATCGTCGTGCATCCGACCGGCCCACTCGCCGTCGCCGGCATTGAGGAACCTTTTTCCGAAGCCGGTCGAGCCGCGAAAATTGACCGAGAGCACCGCGTAGCCGCGATCCGCCAGCCACTGGTGCACCGGATTGAAGCCGTAGGCATCCCGCGACCAGGGACCACCGTGGACGTAGAGCACCATGGGCGGCGGACTGGCGGGGCGGGGCGGCAACGCGTCCTCGTCGATCTCGCCGCCTGGATGCTCCGGCAGTGTCAGGTAGGCGGTGAGGCGCAAGCCATCGCGCGAGGGCAAGGCGAAGGGATGCATCGAGCGCAGTGGCGCATCGGCCAGCTCCGGGCGCGTCTCGAACAGCGGCTCGAGCGTGCGACCGGCGCGGTCATAGAGGAAATACCGCCCCGGATCGCGCGCGCCGCCGCTCGCCACCACCCAGTGGGTATCGGCGAGCGTGCTGCGGATGATCGTCGGATCGCCCGCGAGTTTTCCCTCGAGGAAGGCGAGATCATCGCGAACCGCTGGCCCGACCGCATGCCAGCGATTGCGCAGATCGGTGACGGCATAGGCTTCGAGCATGCGGGTCTTGGGGTGCCGTAGCGTTCCCGTGACATCGGCGATCGGCGATGCGGCGATCTCCACCGGCTCGCTACCCGCCTTGAGCGCCATGCGACAGAGCGCGGCCGTATCCCGTCCGACAGAGGACACCAGCAGCACGCTTTCGCCCCCTCCCTCGAGGCCGATGATCCCTGAGCTGAGCGCATCCTCGTAGCCGAAGGTGATGAAAGGCTCCGTATCGCCGTCGTTCCAGAGCAACGCCTCCGACCCCCCATCCGGCAGCGAACGTCCGACCAGCCGCACGCGGTGCT
Protein-coding sequences here:
- the choW gene encoding choline ABC transporter permease subunit; this translates as MNWLTENKLPIGPWMKALVDWLTDNGAWFFDGLAAGLEAVIGAILWLLQLPHPLLAAAIVGVLAYLVQRSIGFAVFVVLGVLFIVNQGYWEETTETLALVFASCIVCMGLGVPIGIAAARRPWLYTVLRPILDLMQTIPTFVYLIPALILFGLGMVPGLIATVIFAIPAPIRLTYLGISSTPRQLLEAGDAFGATRWQRLVTIELPFAMPQIMAGLTQTIMLSLSMVVIAALVGADGLGVPTLRALNQVNVARGFEVGIAIVLVAIILDRFFRRDSGGRH
- the choX gene encoding choline ABC transporter substrate-binding protein — translated: MRTLLLIGLTAVSISAAPALASEPASCKTVRFADVGWTDITATTAATSTVLRALGYETDTKILSVPVTYASLKNKDIDVFLGNWMPTMEADLKPYLDDGSVESVRANLEGAKYTLAVPRYTYEAGLKSFADIAKFREQLGGNIYGIEPGNDGNRLILGMIEKDMFGLSGFEVVESSEQGMLAQVARAVKKKDHIVFLGWAPHPMNANFEMAYLEGGDDVFGPNYGGATVYTNVRAGLAKECPNLGKLLGNLVFSLEMENEIMGAILNDGADADKAAAAWLKKNPKAMMPWLAGVTTFDGQPAGKAIATALEIRGSY
- a CDS encoding prolyl oligopeptidase family serine peptidase; translation: MPRSLIARRKLFGNPDRTMCRLSPDMRHLSWIAPDEGVLNVWVAPLDNLEAARVVTRDRSRGIRSYGWSWDAAWILYAQDKAGDENWRFHSVGLDGGPSRDLTPIDGVQARQIASSWRRPGEIIIGLNERDKAWHDLYRLDLASGERELILCNEGQWAAFTLDDEHRVRLVGRSLPDGGSEALLWNDGDTEPFITFGYEDALSSGIIGLEGGGESVLLVSSVGRDTAALCRMALKAGSEPVEIAASPIADVTGTLRHPKTRMLEAYAVTDLRNRWHAVGPAVRDDLAFLEGKLAGDPTIIRSTLADTHWVVASGGARDPGRYFLYDRAGRTLEPLFETRPELADAPLRSMHPFALPSRDGLRLTAYLTLPEHPGGEIDEDALPPRPASPPPMVLYVHGGPWSRDAYGFNPVHQWLADRGYAVLSVNFRGSTGFGKRFLNAGDGEWAGRMHDDLIDAVEWAVSNGYAARERIAIMGGSYGGYATLVGLTFTPEVFACGVDIVGPSNLETLLATVPPYWKSFYENMVRRIGDPRTADGLAFLRARSPVHKADMIVRPLLIGQGANDPRVKQAESDQIVTAMQAKGLAVTYMLFPDEGHGFARPENRLAFNAATEAFLARHLGGAFEPIGSDFDGARIEVPAGAGEVTGLAESLAAIANRGASSA